The genome window TTTCCAGAAGACGTGGTTGGCAACAAACCGTTATGGCTGTCCTAGTTGGGGGGAACCTGCCCTGATTGCTGCATGGCGAAATAGACGCAGCCCTCGGCGTAGATTTCCGTCAGCTCCTCCCTCGAGAGCTTTTTGAGTTCATCGAAGTCCGGACGGTTAGCCATGAACTCAAGCAATCGCTCCCTCGGGGTTTCCCGATAGCCGTCCATGAAGAAGTCAAACAGCTCAAGGGGCGTCTGGGCCTTGCGGCCGGCCTTGATCTCAATGCCGAAGAAGGTGTCCGGATGGCGTTTGTAGGCCGCCAGTTCCTCCGGCGACAGGCGGACGGTCCCGATCACAGACTCGCCGTTGTCCAGTTGGTGAGCCAGAAACGCGACCGACTGCTCCTCGCTGACCGTGGCCGTAGTGAGCTTACCCGGACGCTCGACTCCCTTCGAATCGGGAACGAGGTATTTCTCCCCTATGACGAGCCGGTTCGCCTGCCCTGAGAACGCCAACTCAGAGGCCGTCCCGTCGAAGGTGACGGGTATCTCGGAATGCCGCTTGATCGACTCCAACAGCTGGTGCATGTCCGCATGTTCCTTGCGGCTTTGGTGGGCAGCCCGGGGGCTTGCAAATGCCGTGTCCATCTTGAACCCAGGAATCTGGAAGCCCTCTGCCATCACCGCGCTTCGGATGTTCATCCCTTCCAGATCGAGGTCATGCGGGCGGTTGGTGACAAACACGTATGCAGGCGGAAGCGGCTGGCCGTTGTGGCTTCGCCCCTCGAAGGCGCGCAGGTCGGCCAGAGCCTTCGCAAGCTTCTTTGGCATGTCCCCATCGCCTGCCGCTTCTCGGGTGTCCAAATAGTCGATGCCGATGAACACCACGCGGGGATGGTTCGCCGACTTCCCCAAAGCTCTTTGCAGCAGCCTCCCTAGGCGGAAGCGCTCGGTGTCGCTCTTCACATTCCGCCGCTTAGCCTCCACCGAATACTTCCTGCCGGACTTCTTGCATGTGGCGGTGAACTCGACGTGCGATGACCGCCTGTCGTCCTCATCCTCGAACTCGATGTGGAAGCCGGCACGGATCATCGTGCCCGCCACGAACGCCTCATAGCGGGCCCCCTGGAACATCTCCGGATCCTTGATCCTCTGGATCAGCTTTTTTTGCAGCTCGGCGTTGTGTTCGAGGGAGTAGAGATCGTAGGCCAGTTGATACCAAGCCTCTGCCGCGCCGTTCATCGGACCCGAATTCACCTTCCCTGGCTCTTTGAAATACTTTTGCTGCAACAGGCAAAGGTGGTGATACCAAACTAGGATCGGGTGGCGTTGCTCCAAAGGCTTGGCCAGCTCGGAATCGCCCCATTCCTTGTCCAGCACCGAGGTGATGTAGGCGCCAAGGAAATCGTGGACGGTTTTCCACTTGTCCGAATATTGGAGCTTCTTGCCGACGGCCACGAACCGCGTGCCGTTCAGCTCGGCCGATATGATCGGCCTGCCGAATCCTTGCTGCTGCTCCCGCTGCTTTTCTTTGGCCTTCACACGCTCCAGCATCAAGCGGCTTTTCTCTATCACCGCCTCAACCGTCGGGCGAACCGGCGCGGCCTGGGATATCGCGCCGTGGCAATGCTTGTGCTTCTTCCCACTCCCGCAGGGGCACGGTTCGTTTCTGCCGGTCTTTCGGTT of Gammaproteobacteria bacterium contains these proteins:
- a CDS encoding SEC-C domain-containing protein, which encodes MPRANRKTGRNEPCPCGSGKKHKHCHGAISQAAPVRPTVEAVIEKSRLMLERVKAKEKQREQQQGFGRPIISAELNGTRFVAVGKKLQYSDKWKTVHDFLGAYITSVLDKEWGDSELAKPLEQRHPILVWYHHLCLLQQKYFKEPGKVNSGPMNGAAEAWYQLAYDLYSLEHNAELQKKLIQRIKDPEMFQGARYEAFVAGTMIRAGFHIEFEDEDDRRSSHVEFTATCKKSGRKYSVEAKRRNVKSDTERFRLGRLLQRALGKSANHPRVVFIGIDYLDTREAAGDGDMPKKLAKALADLRAFEGRSHNGQPLPPAYVFVTNRPHDLDLEGMNIRSAVMAEGFQIPGFKMDTAFASPRAAHQSRKEHADMHQLLESIKRHSEIPVTFDGTASELAFSGQANRLVIGEKYLVPDSKGVERPGKLTTATVSEEQSVAFLAHQLDNGESVIGTVRLSPEELAAYKRHPDTFFGIEIKAGRKAQTPLELFDFFMDGYRETPRERLLEFMANRPDFDELKKLSREELTEIYAEGCVYFAMQQSGQVPPN